One part of the Neisseria zalophi genome encodes these proteins:
- a CDS encoding TonB family protein has translation MKIKHVLPILTAFAFFAGTQIASAQNVTFHDSNINSKADGDVAMSISIGPTGEVSNARIVRSSGSVTIDEEAINWIQSQYMRPVTMNGDAIQFSVIKEIKFSNTAPIQQAGLTD, from the coding sequence ATGAAAATCAAACATGTCCTACCCATTCTAACCGCTTTTGCCTTTTTCGCCGGCACTCAAATCGCTTCAGCCCAAAATGTTACATTCCATGATAGCAATATCAACAGCAAAGCCGATGGTGACGTTGCTATGAGTATCAGTATCGGCCCTACCGGCGAAGTGAGTAATGCCCGTATTGTCCGCAGTAGTGGCTCTGTTACTATCGATGAAGAGGCAATCAACTGGATTCAATCACAATATATGCGCCCTGTTACTATGAATGGTGATGCTATTCAATTTAGCGTTATCAAAGAAATTAAATTCAGCAATACAGC